A window from Streptomyces sp. NBC_00299 encodes these proteins:
- the hypD gene encoding hydrogenase formation protein HypD: MKYIDEFNDPDLARRLLDEIRATATRPWALMEVCGGQTHSIIRHGIDQLLPENVELIHGPGCPVCVTPLDVIDQALEIASRPDVIFCSFGDMLRVPGTDRDLFRVKGEGGDVRVVYSPLDALELARRNPDREVVFFAIGFETTAPANAMAVHQARRLGLSNFSLLVSHVRVPPAIEAIMTSPECRVQGFLAAGHVCSVMGTGEYPGLAERFGVPMVVTGFEPLDILEGIRRAVRQLERGEHRVENAYPRAVREEGNPAAVRMIEEVFEVTDRNWRGIGRIPLSGWRLADAFRAYDAEHRFDVGGIRTEEPAECRSGEVLQGLIKPTECAAFGTTCTPRTPLGATMVSSEGACAAYYLYRRMNAPTPQADRAAREEMNPVA; the protein is encoded by the coding sequence GTGAAGTACATCGACGAGTTCAACGACCCCGATCTCGCGCGGCGGCTGCTGGACGAGATCCGTGCCACCGCCACCCGGCCCTGGGCCCTGATGGAGGTGTGCGGCGGGCAGACCCACTCGATCATCCGGCACGGCATCGACCAACTGCTGCCCGAGAACGTGGAGTTGATCCACGGCCCCGGCTGCCCCGTCTGTGTCACGCCGCTGGACGTCATCGACCAGGCGCTGGAGATCGCCTCGCGGCCCGACGTGATCTTCTGCTCGTTCGGCGACATGCTCCGGGTGCCGGGCACCGACCGCGACCTGTTCCGGGTCAAGGGCGAGGGCGGCGACGTACGCGTGGTCTACTCGCCGCTCGACGCCCTGGAGCTGGCCCGCCGCAACCCGGACCGGGAGGTGGTGTTCTTCGCGATCGGCTTCGAGACGACCGCACCGGCCAACGCGATGGCGGTGCACCAGGCGCGCCGGCTGGGCCTGAGCAACTTCAGCCTGCTGGTGTCGCATGTGCGGGTGCCCCCCGCGATCGAGGCGATCATGACGTCGCCCGAGTGCCGGGTGCAGGGCTTCCTGGCCGCCGGGCATGTGTGCAGCGTGATGGGGACGGGCGAGTACCCGGGGCTCGCCGAGCGGTTCGGCGTTCCGATGGTGGTGACCGGCTTCGAACCGCTGGACATCCTGGAGGGCATCCGCCGGGCGGTGCGCCAGCTGGAGCGCGGTGAGCACCGGGTGGAGAACGCCTACCCGCGCGCCGTGCGCGAGGAGGGCAACCCGGCCGCCGTGCGGATGATCGAGGAGGTGTTCGAGGTCACCGACCGGAACTGGCGCGGTATCGGGCGCATCCCGTTGAGCGGCTGGCGGCTGGCCGACGCCTTCCGTGCGTACGACGCCGAGCACCGCTTCGATGTCGGCGGCATCCGCACCGAGGAGCCCGCCGAGTGCCGCAGTGGCGAGGTCCTCCAGGGGCTGATCAAGCCGACCGAGTGCGCCGCGTTCGGCACCACGTGCACTCCGCGCACTCCGCTCGGCGCCACCATGGTCTCCAGCGAGGGTGCCTGCGCGGCCTACTACCTGTACCGCCGCATGAACGCGCCGACTCCGCAGGCCGACCGGGCCGCGCGGGAGGAGATGAACCCCGTTGCCTGA
- the hypF gene encoding carbamoyltransferase HypF, which produces MTAPTTEALRRRVTVRGTVQGVGFRPYVHRLASDLALAGFVSNTASGVLIEVEGPPDGVVDFCERLAAQPPPLASVTAVGFEDLPVTGADDAFTIRSTDRSPGRTLLPPDTATCGDCLRELADPADRRHRHPFVTCTHCGPRFTIATGMPYDRAVTTMAGFPMCPDCAGEYGDPGDRRFHAQPVACPDCGPRLRLVPAAGSAVRPARDADALAAARALLAAGGIVAVKGLGGYHLACDATDARAVDTLRARKARGGKPFAVMCSDLDVVRRIAVPSTAETAALTGPRRPIVLLRRRAEHDTLAPGVCPGSPHVGVMLPYTPVHTLLFGLPGDPPGPRVLVMTSGNRSGEPIVTDDAEALTRLAGLADAWLAHDRPIASPCDDSLLRVRPDGTEQVLRRSRGYAPRPLRLPVAVRPALAVGGDLKNALCLGEGDHAWFGPHIGDMGELATLEAARRAESQMRALTGVGPELVAADRHPGYHSSRWARQRASQLPLRSPLFVQHHHAHIASAMAEHGLDGTTPVIGVAFDGTGYGDDGTVWGGEILLADYNGFRRYGRLTPAPLPGGDAGVANPCRLALARLWAAGLRWDADLPSVGACAPDELALLERQLTRGLACVATSSMGRLFDAVSSLVGVCHRAQYEAQAAMELQSAAAAAWDADTSAYAFGLAGGAYDPAPVLGALIADLRRGTPAPVLAARFHRGVARAVAAVCRRARRDTGLTTVALSGGVFANALLEEECTRLLTGDGLTVLRHGEVPPNDGGLALGQLVVAAHERQKE; this is translated from the coding sequence GTGACGGCGCCCACCACTGAGGCGTTGCGCCGCCGCGTCACCGTGCGCGGCACGGTGCAGGGCGTGGGTTTCCGCCCGTACGTGCACCGCCTGGCCTCCGACCTCGCCCTGGCGGGGTTCGTGAGCAACACGGCGAGCGGTGTCCTCATCGAGGTGGAGGGCCCGCCGGACGGTGTCGTCGACTTCTGCGAACGGCTGGCCGCCCAGCCCCCGCCGCTGGCCTCCGTCACCGCCGTCGGGTTCGAGGATCTGCCCGTCACCGGCGCCGACGACGCCTTCACCATCCGCTCCACCGACCGCTCCCCCGGCCGCACGCTGCTGCCGCCCGACACGGCGACCTGCGGCGACTGCCTGCGGGAGCTGGCCGATCCGGCCGACCGCCGCCACCGGCACCCGTTCGTCACCTGCACGCACTGCGGGCCGCGCTTCACGATCGCCACGGGCATGCCGTACGACCGGGCGGTCACGACCATGGCCGGCTTCCCGATGTGTCCCGACTGCGCCGGGGAGTACGGCGATCCGGGCGACCGCCGCTTCCACGCCCAGCCCGTGGCCTGCCCCGACTGCGGCCCTCGGCTGCGCCTGGTGCCCGCTGCCGGGAGCGCCGTCCGGCCCGCGCGGGACGCCGATGCCCTGGCAGCGGCACGGGCACTGCTCGCCGCCGGAGGGATCGTCGCCGTCAAGGGCCTCGGCGGCTACCACCTGGCGTGCGACGCCACCGACGCCCGGGCCGTCGACACGCTGCGCGCCCGCAAGGCACGCGGCGGCAAGCCGTTCGCGGTGATGTGCTCGGACCTCGATGTCGTGCGGCGGATCGCCGTACCGTCCACGGCCGAGACGGCCGCCCTCACCGGCCCCCGGCGCCCCATCGTCCTGCTGCGCCGACGCGCGGAGCACGACACCCTCGCGCCCGGCGTCTGCCCCGGCAGCCCGCACGTCGGCGTGATGCTGCCCTACACCCCCGTACACACCCTGCTGTTCGGCCTGCCCGGTGATCCGCCGGGCCCGCGGGTGCTCGTCATGACCAGCGGAAACCGCTCGGGGGAACCCATCGTCACGGACGACGCCGAGGCCCTGACCCGGCTGGCCGGTCTCGCCGACGCCTGGCTGGCCCACGACCGGCCCATCGCGTCGCCATGCGACGACTCCCTGCTGCGGGTACGCCCCGACGGCACGGAGCAGGTGCTGCGCCGGTCCAGGGGGTATGCCCCCCGCCCGCTGCGTCTGCCGGTCGCGGTGCGGCCCGCGCTGGCCGTGGGCGGCGACCTGAAGAACGCCCTGTGCCTCGGCGAGGGCGACCACGCCTGGTTCGGGCCGCACATCGGCGACATGGGTGAGCTGGCCACCCTGGAGGCGGCCCGGCGGGCGGAGTCCCAGATGCGGGCACTGACCGGCGTCGGCCCCGAACTCGTCGCCGCCGACCGGCACCCGGGATACCACTCGTCGCGCTGGGCCCGGCAGAGAGCCTCCCAACTGCCTTTGCGCTCCCCCCTGTTCGTCCAGCATCACCACGCGCACATCGCCTCGGCGATGGCCGAGCACGGCCTCGACGGCACCACACCCGTGATCGGGGTCGCCTTCGACGGCACGGGCTACGGCGACGACGGCACCGTCTGGGGCGGCGAGATCCTGCTCGCCGACTACAACGGCTTCCGGCGCTACGGCCGGCTCACCCCGGCCCCGCTCCCCGGCGGCGACGCGGGCGTGGCCAACCCGTGCCGCCTGGCCCTGGCCCGGCTGTGGGCGGCAGGCCTGCGGTGGGACGCGGACCTCCCCAGCGTGGGTGCCTGCGCTCCTGACGAACTTGCCTTACTGGAACGCCAGTTGACGCGCGGTCTGGCCTGTGTGGCGACCTCCAGCATGGGCCGGCTCTTCGACGCGGTGTCGTCCCTCGTCGGCGTCTGTCATCGCGCGCAGTACGAGGCGCAGGCGGCCATGGAGCTGCAGTCCGCCGCCGCGGCGGCCTGGGACGCCGACACCTCGGCATACGCCTTCGGACTCGCCGGCGGCGCCTACGACCCGGCGCCCGTGCTCGGCGCGCTGATCGCCGATCTGCGCCGCGGCACCCCGGCTCCCGTACTCGCCGCGCGCTTCCACCGCGGCGTGGCACGGGCCGTCGCGGCGGTCTGCCGGCGGGCGCGCCGGGACACCGGACTGACCACCGTCGCCCTGAGCGGCGGGGTGTTCGCCAACGCGCTGCTGGAGGAGGAGTGCACGCGGCTGCTGACCGGGGACGGCCTCACGGTGCTCCGGCACGGCGAAGTCCCGCCGAACGACGGCGGGTTGGCCCTCGGCCAGCTGGTGGTCGCGGCGCACGAACGACAGAAGGAGTGA
- a CDS encoding HypC/HybG/HupF family hydrogenase formation chaperone, producing the protein MCLAVPGKVVSIDDTADPLTGLIDFGGVQKEACLEYVSDVQVGEYVIVHVGFALQRLDEESALASLKLFEELGLLEEEFGDAWEQAAKEAGGAAVADRQDSGSEAR; encoded by the coding sequence ATGTGCTTGGCAGTGCCCGGCAAGGTCGTGTCCATCGACGACACCGCGGATCCGCTCACCGGGCTGATCGACTTCGGTGGGGTGCAGAAAGAGGCGTGTCTGGAGTACGTGAGCGACGTGCAGGTGGGTGAGTACGTCATCGTGCACGTCGGCTTCGCGCTCCAGCGCCTGGACGAGGAGTCGGCACTGGCCTCCCTGAAGCTCTTCGAGGAACTGGGGCTGCTGGAGGAGGAGTTCGGGGACGCCTGGGAGCAGGCGGCCAAGGAGGCGGGCGGCGCCGCGGTGGCGGACCGCCAGGACAGCGGGAGTGAGGCCCGGTGA
- the hypE gene encoding hydrogenase expression/formation protein HypE: protein MPEQLAETVDPANWSCPAPLRDQGVVVMGHGGGGALSAELMEQVFTPAYGNATLAGLADSAVLELGGARLAFSTDSYVVRPLFFPGGCLGDLAVNGTVNDLAMSGAEPAYLSAAFVLEEGVGLTVVERIARAMGAAAEAAGVTIATGDTKVVESGHGDGVYVTTAGVGLVPDGVDIRPQRARPGDAVIVSGPIGLHGVAIMSVREGLEFGVEVASDTAPLAGLVAAMLAVTPDIHVLRDPTRGGLAASLNEIARASGTGVRLRERAIPVPDAVANACGFLGLDPLYVANEGRLVAFVPPAEAEGVLAAMRAHPQGTGATLIGECVADHPGMVVVATGLGGTRVVDLPLGEQLPRIC from the coding sequence TTGCCTGAACAACTCGCCGAGACGGTAGACCCGGCCAACTGGTCCTGCCCCGCTCCGCTGCGCGACCAGGGGGTCGTGGTGATGGGGCACGGCGGCGGCGGCGCGCTGTCGGCGGAGCTGATGGAGCAGGTCTTCACCCCCGCCTACGGCAACGCCACGCTGGCCGGGCTCGCGGACTCCGCCGTCCTCGAACTGGGCGGCGCGCGGCTGGCGTTCTCCACCGACTCCTACGTGGTCAGGCCGCTGTTCTTCCCCGGCGGCTGCCTCGGCGACCTCGCGGTCAACGGCACCGTCAACGACCTGGCGATGAGCGGCGCCGAGCCCGCGTATCTGTCCGCCGCCTTCGTACTGGAGGAGGGCGTCGGGCTGACCGTGGTCGAGCGGATCGCGCGGGCCATGGGCGCGGCGGCCGAGGCCGCCGGGGTCACGATCGCCACGGGTGACACCAAGGTGGTGGAGTCCGGGCACGGCGACGGCGTGTACGTCACCACTGCCGGAGTGGGACTCGTGCCCGACGGGGTGGACATCCGGCCCCAGCGTGCCCGGCCCGGTGACGCCGTCATCGTCAGCGGACCGATCGGCCTGCACGGGGTGGCGATCATGAGTGTGCGGGAGGGCCTGGAGTTCGGGGTGGAGGTGGCCAGCGACACCGCGCCGCTGGCCGGCCTGGTGGCGGCCATGCTGGCGGTCACCCCGGACATCCATGTGCTGCGCGATCCCACCAGGGGCGGCCTGGCCGCGTCCCTCAACGAGATCGCGCGGGCCTCCGGAACCGGTGTGCGGCTGCGCGAGCGGGCCATTCCGGTGCCGGACGCGGTGGCGAACGCCTGCGGTTTCCTGGGGCTCGACCCGCTCTACGTCGCCAACGAGGGCCGGCTGGTCGCCTTCGTGCCCCCGGCGGAGGCGGAGGGCGTCCTCGCGGCGATGCGCGCCCACCCTCAGGGCACCGGGGCCACCCTGATCGGCGAGTGCGTCGCCGACCATCCCGGGATGGTGGTGGTGGCCACCGGGCTCGGCGGGACCCGGGTGGTGGATCTGCCGCTGGGTGAGCAGCTGCCGCGTATCTGCTGA